A single window of Salvia splendens isolate huo1 chromosome 8, SspV2, whole genome shotgun sequence DNA harbors:
- the LOC121743554 gene encoding RING finger and transmembrane domain-containing protein 2-like → MEISNSEATNIDSASPSNGGGQILQFPSIRFLRSPISSLIEYSGLLRVRPEYRYSQALPLIPERNAQNPEPVDGGDEASGSGVGNSGNSSNSGEVSIRIIGEQDRAASNGENVAGLGAEESTVGGDDVNRSAAGDDNSNREGSSYQRYDIQQAARWIEQILPFSLLLLVVFIRQHLQGFAVTIYSTAILLKSNDILRKQTALKGERRMSVLVGYLFFFMLHIFGIYWWHRKDDLFYPLLMIPPKAIPPFWHAIFVILVNDIMARQAAMAVKLVLLMYYKNGRGHNFRRQGQMLTLIEYALLLYRALLPTPVWYRFFLNKTYGSLFSSLTTGLYLTFKLTSIVEKVQSFFASLKALSRKEIHYGSVATSEQVNAAGDLCAICQEKMHAPIFLRCKHIFCEDCVSEWFERERTCPLCRALVRPADLQSYGDGSTNLFFQLF, encoded by the exons ATGGAAATATCAAATTCAGAAGCTACGAATATTGATTCCGCGTCGCCAAGCAATGGAGGGGGCCAAATCCTGCAGTTCCCCTCAATCCGGTTCCTACGGTCCCCAATTTCATCCCTAATTGAATACTCCGGTTTGCTCCGGGTCCGACCCGAATACCGCTACTCACAAGCCCTACCTCTGATACCGGAGAGGAATGCTCAAAATCCCGAGCCAGTTGACGGCGGTGATGAAGCTAGTGGCAGTGGTGTTGGAAATTCCGGCAATAGCAGTAACAGTGGGGAGGTTTCGATTCGGATCATCGGGGAGCAGGATAGAGCTGCGAGTAATGGGGAGAATGTGGCGGGATTGGGTGCGGAGGAGTCCACGGTTGGGGGTGATGATGTTAATCGGAGCGCGGCGGGAGATGATAATAGTAATAGGGAAGGATCGTCGTACCAGAGATACGATATTCAGCAGGCGGCGAGGTGGATTGAGCAGATTCTTCCGTTTTCGTTGCTCTTGTTGGTTGTTTTCATCCGCCAGCACTTGCAAG GATTTGCTGTTACTATTTATTCCACCGCCATCTTATTGAAGTCCAATGACATTCTTCGGAAGCAAACTGCTCTAAAG GGAGAAAGGAGGATGAGTGTCCTAGTTGGTTATTTGTTCTTCTTCATGCTTCATATCTTTGGAATATACTGGTGGCATCGTAAGGATGACCTCTTTTATCCACTACTCATGATTCCTCCAAAGGCAATCCCACCTTTCTGGCATGCTATATTTGTCATCCTGGTTAATG ACATAATGGCACGTCAGGCAGCAATGGCTGTGAAGCTGGTTCTGCTAATGTATTATAAGAATGGTAGAGGACACAATTTCCGTAGACAG GGGCAAATGTTGACTCTGATCGAATATGCACTGCTTCTGTATCGTGCTTTGTTACCAACCCCTGTATGGTATAGATTCTTCTTGAACAAAACATACGGGAGTCTCTTTTCATCATTAACAACCGGACTTTATTTAACTTTCAAGCTAACATCAATTGTTGAGAAA GTTCAATCATTCTTTGCATCCTTAAAGGCATTATCCCGAAAGGAAATCCATTATGGATCTGTTGCAACATCAGAACAG GTAAATGCGGCTGGAGACCTATGCGCCATATGCCAGGAGAAGATGCATGCACCCATTTTCTTACGCTGCAAGCATATTTTCTGTGAAGATTGTGTTTCAGAATG GTTCGAACGAGAGAGAACTTGCCCTCTGTGCAGAGCACTAGTTCGACCTGCTGATCTTCAATCGTACGGGGATGGATCGACTAATCTATTCTTCCAGCTGTTTTAG